One genomic segment of Negativicutes bacterium includes these proteins:
- a CDS encoding endonuclease MutS2, translated as MKETSLKVLEYNKIIKLLTAKAGSSLGKEKIINLLPSSNYKIIEESLNETAEALLITTVSDNIPLGGIRDLKIILKKANIGAMLEANEFLNIAGTLSAAKKIKKFFKELDLEATLLKTWAAKIEVLTQLEQQIENSIDEHGNLLDSASVELGKLRREIRTSQLKIKEKLDAILRSSEYQKYFQDSLVTLRGDRYVIPIKQEYRQFFPGIVHDQSSSGATLFIEPMSIIDLNNTVKELMANEKHEIERILKALAVQVLKYEQQIRLDMEILGHFDFVFAKAKFALEFQASRPEINNAGLVELKQARHPLIPPEKVVPIDILLGKDFSILLITGPNTGGKTVTLKTLGLFVLMAQAGLFIPAQAGSKLPVYNNVFADIGDEQSIEQSLSTFSSHMTKLIRILDVIKTGDLFLVDEIGSGTDPQEGAALAMAILDVVQEAGIATVATTHYSELKSYAYNRCGVENASVEFDINSLRPTYKLLIGIPGSSNAFSISTKLGLSTKIIDKANEFLSKEHLQFEYVLAEMEKQKLMYAELNEDLAKREAEIVVLEQRLKNEKENINDRKNRIITKAEEEKANIIRKTKREVEQIISELKEQFDDHGMKERQRAIEAARKELKEKTKIITPEEYKSMPALEIDKVKIGDSVFVTTLNAKATVIEIKGKSILVELGLMKTMVSSDVCRKTSTDNKSVITKPKKISLNKIQEVQPTIDIRGVNVQEGEDILNKYLDDVILCGLTRILVIHGKGTGALKKGIRNFLQTHSCVEKIEIAELNEGGDGATVVFMK; from the coding sequence ATGAAAGAAACATCTTTAAAAGTACTAGAATACAATAAAATAATAAAACTATTAACTGCTAAAGCTGGATCCAGCTTAGGAAAAGAAAAAATTATAAATTTGCTGCCAAGTAGTAATTATAAGATTATTGAAGAATCTTTGAATGAAACAGCGGAGGCGTTATTAATTACAACAGTCAGTGATAATATTCCATTAGGTGGTATTAGAGATTTAAAGATTATTTTAAAAAAAGCTAATATTGGCGCAATGCTAGAAGCTAATGAATTTTTAAATATTGCCGGGACTTTAAGTGCTGCTAAAAAAATCAAAAAATTTTTTAAGGAGCTGGACTTAGAAGCAACGTTGTTAAAAACATGGGCCGCTAAAATTGAAGTATTGACACAATTAGAACAACAAATTGAAAATAGTATTGATGAACATGGTAATCTTTTAGATAGTGCCAGTGTAGAGTTAGGCAAACTTAGAAGAGAAATAAGAACATCACAACTTAAAATAAAAGAAAAATTAGATGCTATTTTACGCTCTAGTGAATATCAAAAATATTTTCAAGATTCCTTAGTTACTTTAAGGGGTGATCGTTATGTTATCCCTATAAAGCAAGAGTATCGTCAATTTTTCCCGGGGATTGTTCATGACCAATCTTCAAGTGGGGCGACCTTATTTATTGAACCAATGAGTATTATTGATTTAAATAATACAGTAAAAGAACTAATGGCTAATGAAAAACATGAAATTGAACGGATTTTAAAAGCATTGGCAGTACAAGTCTTAAAATATGAGCAACAGATCAGACTTGATATGGAAATATTAGGACATTTTGATTTTGTTTTTGCTAAGGCTAAATTTGCTTTGGAATTTCAAGCTAGTAGACCGGAAATTAACAATGCTGGGTTAGTTGAGTTGAAACAAGCGCGCCATCCGTTAATACCGCCAGAAAAGGTAGTACCAATTGATATTTTATTAGGAAAAGATTTTAGTATTTTACTTATAACTGGTCCTAATACTGGTGGTAAAACTGTTACGCTGAAAACATTAGGGTTATTTGTTTTAATGGCTCAGGCTGGATTGTTTATTCCGGCGCAAGCTGGCTCAAAATTGCCGGTTTATAATAATGTGTTTGCGGATATTGGTGATGAGCAAAGTATTGAACAAAGTTTAAGTACTTTTTCTTCTCATATGACAAAGCTAATTAGAATCCTTGATGTTATCAAGACGGGTGATTTGTTTTTAGTGGATGAAATCGGTTCAGGAACAGATCCGCAAGAAGGAGCAGCTTTGGCAATGGCTATTTTAGATGTTGTCCAAGAAGCTGGAATTGCAACAGTTGCTACTACTCATTATAGTGAGTTGAAATCATATGCCTATAATCGGTGTGGAGTTGAAAATGCTAGTGTCGAATTTGATATAAATTCATTAAGGCCGACTTATAAATTATTAATTGGTATCCCGGGAAGCAGTAATGCCTTTTCGATTAGTACTAAGTTAGGTTTAAGTACTAAGATTATTGATAAAGCTAATGAATTTTTAAGTAAAGAACATTTGCAATTTGAATATGTTTTGGCTGAAATGGAAAAGCAAAAGTTAATGTATGCAGAACTGAATGAGGATTTAGCAAAACGCGAAGCTGAAATAGTTGTTTTAGAACAAAGATTAAAAAATGAAAAAGAAAATATTAATGATAGAAAAAATAGAATAATCACTAAAGCAGAAGAAGAAAAAGCTAATATCATTCGCAAAACTAAGCGCGAAGTTGAGCAAATTATTAGTGAATTAAAAGAACAGTTTGATGATCACGGAATGAAAGAGCGACAAAGAGCAATTGAAGCAGCACGGAAAGAATTAAAAGAAAAAACTAAGATTATTACACCGGAAGAATATAAATCTATGCCGGCTCTAGAAATTGATAAGGTGAAAATAGGCGATAGCGTGTTTGTCACAACATTAAATGCTAAAGCGACAGTAATAGAGATAAAAGGTAAAAGCATTTTAGTAGAGCTGGGCTTAATGAAGACGATGGTTTCTAGTGATGTTTGTCGAAAGACTAGCACTGATAATAAAAGTGTTATTACTAAACCGAAAAAAATCAGTTTAAACAAAATTCAGGAAGTTCAACCTACTATTGATATCAGAGGGGTCAATGTTCAAGAAGGTGAAGACATTTTGAATAAGTACTTGGATGATGTAATATTATGTGGCTTAACAAGAATTTTGGTTATTCATGGAAAAGGTACCGGGGCCTTAAAAAAAGGTATTAGAAATTTTTTACAAACTCATAGTTGCGTGGAAAAAATTGAAATTGCGGAATTAAATGAAGGTGGCGATGGAGCGACCGTAGTATTTATGAAATAA
- the ligA gene encoding NAD-dependent DNA ligase LigA has translation MEKIKTEIEELRKKINQHSYAYYVMDNPTVSDYEYDLLFRRLLELEEKYPQFITAQSPTQRIGAIPSNSFEKITHPTPMLSLGNAFSNNELILFDQRVKNILQIDTVQYVVEHKIDGLAINLIYENGKLVKAATRGDGSIGEDVTANIRTIKAIPLELNAEEVEIPEFLEVRGEVYLPKKEFIRLNKERQANDEALFANCRNAAAGSLRQLDPKETAKRYLSAILYGIGEIKGLNFEYHSAVLDFLSKLGFKTNKEYQIFSNIDEVMQYCASWSEKKEQLDFDIDGMVIKVNNLKDQKILGYTAKDPRWAIAYKFQPEQGITKIEKIVVNVGRTGAITPLAYLTPVTISGSKISKATLHNEDYIVAKDIRIGDTVIVHKAGEIIPEVVAVKLEERTGTEVKFVMPQICPECQNPVVKEDNEAAYKCVNPNCPAILRENFIHFVSRDAMNIEGLGPSVVSMLLDNNLINDVADLYKLTTEELLNLDRIGAKSAENLISAIEKSKQAGLNRLLFALGIRFVGVKAANILANHFKSMKALTKSSLEDLLAINEIGTKIAQSIIDYFNKQENLMLLDKLSEVGVNMTAKTIERMEQENFQDKIFVLTGNLESFNRKEASLLIEQFGGKVSSAVSKKTDFVVAGTEAGSKLTKAQELGINIISEEEFKNMMK, from the coding sequence ATGGAAAAAATAAAAACTGAAATTGAAGAATTACGCAAAAAAATTAATCAACATAGTTATGCTTATTATGTGATGGATAATCCAACTGTTAGTGATTATGAATATGATTTGCTCTTTAGACGGCTACTTGAGCTTGAAGAAAAATATCCGCAGTTTATAACTGCCCAGTCCCCAACACAAAGAATTGGGGCAATTCCGAGTAATTCTTTTGAGAAAATAACTCATCCAACACCGATGCTGAGTTTAGGAAATGCTTTTTCCAACAATGAGTTAATATTATTTGACCAAAGAGTTAAAAATATTTTACAGATTGACACTGTTCAATATGTAGTGGAACATAAAATTGATGGGCTAGCCATTAACTTAATATATGAAAATGGTAAACTGGTAAAAGCAGCTACCAGAGGTGATGGTTCTATTGGTGAAGATGTTACCGCTAATATTAGAACAATAAAAGCGATTCCGTTAGAACTTAATGCGGAAGAAGTTGAAATTCCGGAATTTTTGGAAGTTAGAGGCGAAGTTTATTTGCCGAAAAAAGAATTTATAAGATTAAATAAAGAACGCCAAGCAAATGATGAAGCGTTATTTGCTAATTGTCGTAACGCTGCTGCCGGATCACTTAGACAACTTGATCCCAAAGAGACGGCAAAGCGCTATTTAAGTGCTATTTTATATGGAATTGGTGAAATTAAAGGTCTTAACTTCGAATACCACTCTGCAGTATTAGATTTTTTAAGTAAATTAGGCTTTAAAACTAATAAAGAATATCAAATTTTTAGTAATATTGACGAAGTAATGCAATATTGTGCTAGTTGGTCAGAAAAAAAAGAGCAACTTGATTTTGATATTGATGGAATGGTTATTAAGGTGAATAATTTAAAAGATCAAAAAATATTAGGATATACCGCCAAAGATCCGCGTTGGGCCATTGCTTATAAGTTTCAACCGGAACAAGGTATTACTAAAATTGAAAAGATTGTAGTCAATGTTGGGAGAACCGGGGCAATTACACCGCTAGCTTACTTGACTCCGGTAACGATATCAGGGTCAAAAATTAGTAAGGCAACATTACATAATGAAGATTATATTGTAGCTAAAGATATTAGAATTGGTGATACCGTTATAGTTCATAAAGCCGGAGAAATAATTCCAGAAGTTGTTGCAGTAAAATTGGAAGAGCGAACGGGAACTGAAGTGAAATTTGTAATGCCTCAAATTTGCCCGGAATGTCAAAATCCTGTTGTTAAAGAAGATAATGAAGCCGCCTATAAATGCGTAAATCCTAACTGCCCAGCTATTTTACGAGAGAACTTCATTCATTTTGTTTCTCGTGATGCAATGAATATTGAAGGATTAGGACCGTCGGTAGTAAGTATGTTATTGGATAATAATTTAATAAATGATGTTGCCGATTTATATAAATTAACGACAGAAGAATTGCTTAACTTAGACCGAATTGGTGCTAAGTCTGCTGAAAATTTAATTAGTGCTATTGAGAAAAGCAAACAGGCAGGATTAAATCGGCTATTATTTGCTTTAGGGATTAGGTTTGTTGGTGTTAAAGCTGCCAATATTTTAGCAAATCATTTTAAAAGTATGAAGGCGCTAACGAAAAGCTCGCTAGAAGACCTTTTGGCAATTAATGAAATTGGCACTAAAATAGCACAAAGTATTATAGATTATTTTAATAAACAGGAAAATCTAATGCTACTAGATAAATTAAGTGAAGTCGGCGTAAATATGACAGCTAAAACAATAGAAAGAATGGAACAAGAAAACTTTCAGGATAAAATATTTGTCTTAACCGGCAATTTAGAATCGTTTAATCGAAAAGAAGCGAGTTTATTAATTGAACAATTTGGTGGTAAGGTTAGTAGTGCCGTCAGTAAAAAAACTGATTTTGTAGTAGCCGGCACAGAAGCTGGTAGTAAATTGACAAAAGCTCAAGAATTAGGTATTAATATAATAAGCGAAGAAGAATTTAAAAATATGATGAAATAA
- the hcp gene encoding hydroxylamine reductase: MSMFCYQCQEAAKGTGCEVIGVCGKKEDVAKLQDLLIYITKGIGEIVTKGDINIKMIHEVNENVLKTLFMTITNANFDYNALEGQICKMIVLRNELKKKISITELSDAAIFEFYTKDEMMAKAIEIGVLATVNEDIRSLRETIIYGIKGMAAYVHHALNLQEENIEINKFIYEAMAKVNDDSLTIEDLIALTLKTGEFGVKAMALLDKANTAKYGNPEVTKVNIGVSNNPGILISGHDLTDLEQLLEQTKDSGIDIYTHSEMLPAHYYPFFKKYNNFIGNYGGSWWQQISDFESFNGPILFTTNCIVPPKNPEITKRIFTTGAAGYPTCTHIEPNNEGKKDFSAVISLAKNSKPPIEIESGNIIGGFAHNQVFALADKVVEAVKSGAIKKFFVMAGCDGRMKSRDYYTEFAKQLPADTVILTAGCAKYRYNKLPLGDIGGIPRVLDAGQCNDSYSLAVVALKLKEIFDVADINDLPIAFNIAWYEQKAVIVLLALLALGFKNIHLGPTLPAFLSPTVVKVLQENFGIAPINTVEDDINLFMA; encoded by the coding sequence ATGAGTATGTTTTGTTATCAATGTCAAGAAGCGGCTAAGGGAACAGGTTGTGAAGTTATTGGTGTATGTGGCAAAAAAGAGGATGTTGCTAAATTACAAGATTTATTAATTTATATCACTAAAGGCATTGGCGAAATTGTAACAAAAGGCGATATTAACATCAAAATGATTCATGAAGTTAACGAAAATGTACTGAAAACATTGTTTATGACCATTACTAATGCAAATTTTGATTATAATGCATTAGAAGGGCAAATCTGTAAGATGATTGTTTTAAGAAATGAACTTAAGAAAAAAATTAGTATAACGGAATTAAGTGATGCTGCAATTTTTGAGTTTTATACTAAAGATGAAATGATGGCAAAAGCTATTGAAATTGGTGTGTTAGCGACAGTGAATGAGGATATTCGTTCATTGCGTGAAACTATTATTTATGGAATAAAAGGGATGGCGGCATATGTTCATCATGCCTTAAATTTACAGGAAGAAAATATTGAAATTAATAAATTTATTTATGAGGCAATGGCGAAAGTAAATGACGACTCTTTAACAATTGAAGATTTGATTGCCTTAACTTTAAAAACTGGGGAGTTTGGTGTCAAGGCTATGGCACTTTTAGATAAGGCTAATACTGCTAAATACGGTAATCCTGAAGTAACTAAAGTTAATATTGGAGTAAGTAATAATCCTGGAATTTTGATTTCTGGCCATGATTTGACAGATTTAGAACAATTGTTAGAACAAACTAAGGATAGTGGTATTGATATCTATACTCATAGCGAAATGCTTCCAGCTCATTATTATCCATTTTTCAAAAAATATAATAATTTTATTGGGAATTATGGCGGATCTTGGTGGCAACAAATTTCTGATTTTGAGAGTTTTAATGGCCCGATTTTATTTACCACTAACTGTATTGTACCACCGAAAAATCCGGAAATTACTAAACGTATCTTTACAACCGGTGCGGCAGGATATCCAACTTGTACTCATATAGAACCTAATAACGAAGGGAAAAAGGATTTTTCAGCAGTAATTTCTTTAGCTAAGAATTCTAAGCCACCAATCGAGATTGAAAGTGGTAATATTATTGGTGGATTTGCTCACAATCAAGTTTTTGCTTTAGCAGATAAAGTAGTAGAAGCTGTAAAAAGTGGTGCGATTAAAAAGTTTTTTGTAATGGCCGGTTGTGACGGCAGAATGAAATCGCGTGATTACTATACTGAATTTGCGAAACAACTACCAGCTGATACTGTTATTTTGACAGCTGGTTGTGCTAAATATCGTTATAATAAACTACCATTAGGTGATATTGGTGGTATCCCTAGAGTGCTAGATGCTGGTCAATGTAATGATTCCTACTCGTTAGCCGTTGTGGCGTTGAAGTTAAAAGAAATTTTTGATGTAGCCGATATTAATGATTTGCCAATAGCGTTTAATATTGCTTGGTATGAGCAAAAGGCTGTAATTGTGTTATTGGCGCTGTTGGCATTAGGTTTTAAAAACATTCATCTTGGACCGACATTACCGGCATTTTTATCACCGACGGTAGTAAAGGTATTGCAAGAAAACTTTGGCATTGCACCTATTAATACGGTGGAAGATGATATAAATTTATTTATGGCTTAA
- a CDS encoding DUF3656 domain-containing protein, with the protein MELLAPVGSKEALVAAVEAGCDAVYLAGKMFGARAYAANFTDEELAEAINFAHLRNVKVNVAVNTIIDNNEIEDLAVYLTHLYNIGADAIIVQDFGVVNLAKKVVPELPLHASTQMAVHNLEGVKFLESLGFKRIVLARELSLAEIKEITANTSVEIETFVHGALCISYSGQCLMSGMIGGRSGNRGRCAQPCRLPYTLVDEENNNVLNNIDVGEYLLSPKDLKTIEVIPELINAGVHSFKIEGRMKRAEYVAVVVDAYRRAIDQYLLNAEVNIGLTEDKNLAQIFNRDFTQAYLFKKLGRKMMSDKRPNNRGVKIGRILNYDYNKQEVMIKLDEELRLNDIIEIWVKVGGRVSATITNMKILGKNVDFAPAGQVVTLPLPNKVRNNDRVFKVFDAQLIEKARSFFVKQIPLRRVGVTIDVEAAIGKPLQIIATDVDGYVGEAYSNFIGEKAHNRPLSEEVILKQIERLGATIFNLEKLNCTINGEVMIPISEINETRRKAIEVLEQQRLIKFKRNEINTCLLPKLLKNGTNTIKPRLTVNLDDANKVTAAINSGADAIIFGGESFNHQQISIEQYQRAWEIVRKNNKQIIFSLPRLLKLEHKRFFYENFMELKKLNPDGWNVSNLWSLELLNKEKMPIYLDYTMNIYNNYAINFFEQYNIKGLTLSPELNFAQVEKIASFSNLPLECLVQGNLELMLSEHCVIGSHLGNLDSGKCTQPCLKKQYFLLDRKEALFPLITDQYCRMHVLNGKELSMLSHVARFKENNIASLRIEAKYGDFNKTTQLISLYRKLIDGKIVDEAIINKYEEDITRGHYFRGVL; encoded by the coding sequence ATGGAATTGTTAGCACCAGTTGGTAGTAAAGAAGCTTTGGTGGCTGCGGTGGAGGCAGGGTGTGATGCGGTTTATCTTGCTGGGAAGATGTTCGGAGCAAGAGCTTATGCCGCTAATTTTACTGATGAAGAATTAGCTGAAGCAATAAATTTTGCACATTTACGTAATGTAAAGGTTAATGTTGCCGTCAACACAATTATTGATAACAATGAAATAGAAGATTTAGCGGTGTACTTAACGCATTTATACAATATTGGTGCTGATGCCATTATTGTACAAGATTTTGGAGTGGTAAATTTAGCTAAAAAAGTTGTACCGGAATTGCCCTTACATGCTAGTACTCAAATGGCCGTACATAATTTAGAAGGCGTAAAATTTCTAGAAAGTTTAGGCTTTAAAAGAATTGTTTTAGCAAGGGAATTATCATTAGCTGAAATAAAAGAAATCACAGCTAACACTTCGGTCGAAATTGAAACTTTCGTACATGGTGCACTTTGTATTTCTTATTCCGGACAATGTTTGATGAGTGGTATGATTGGTGGTAGAAGTGGTAATAGAGGTAGATGTGCCCAACCATGTAGATTACCTTATACTTTGGTGGATGAAGAAAATAATAATGTATTAAATAATATTGATGTTGGTGAATATCTTTTAAGCCCAAAGGACTTAAAGACAATAGAAGTAATACCGGAACTTATTAACGCAGGGGTACATTCTTTTAAAATTGAAGGACGAATGAAAAGAGCGGAGTATGTTGCGGTCGTAGTTGATGCTTATCGGAGAGCTATTGATCAGTATTTATTAAATGCTGAGGTTAATATTGGTTTGACAGAAGATAAAAATTTAGCACAAATTTTTAATCGGGATTTTACGCAAGCTTATTTATTTAAAAAACTAGGGCGCAAAATGATGAGTGATAAACGCCCTAATAACCGCGGTGTGAAAATTGGTCGAATTCTTAATTATGACTATAATAAACAGGAAGTAATGATAAAACTTGATGAAGAATTAAGGCTTAATGATATTATTGAAATTTGGGTGAAAGTTGGCGGAAGAGTTAGTGCTACTATTACCAATATGAAAATATTGGGGAAAAATGTTGATTTTGCTCCAGCCGGACAGGTTGTAACTTTACCATTACCTAATAAAGTTCGTAATAATGATAGAGTTTTTAAAGTTTTTGACGCTCAGCTTATTGAAAAAGCCAGAAGTTTTTTTGTTAAGCAAATTCCGCTAAGAAGAGTTGGTGTGACCATTGACGTCGAGGCAGCCATTGGTAAACCATTACAAATTATTGCTACCGATGTTGATGGCTATGTTGGCGAAGCTTATAGCAATTTTATTGGTGAAAAAGCACATAACAGACCGTTGAGTGAAGAAGTTATTCTCAAACAAATTGAAAGACTTGGTGCGACAATATTTAATTTAGAAAAATTAAATTGTACTATCAATGGCGAAGTTATGATTCCAATTAGTGAAATCAATGAAACAAGAAGAAAGGCGATTGAAGTTTTAGAACAACAGCGATTGATTAAATTTAAAAGAAATGAAATAAATACTTGTCTCTTACCTAAATTATTGAAAAATGGCACTAATACTATAAAACCAAGATTAACGGTTAATCTTGATGATGCTAATAAAGTTACAGCAGCTATTAATAGTGGTGCTGATGCTATTATTTTTGGTGGGGAAAGCTTTAATCATCAGCAAATTAGTATCGAACAATATCAAAGAGCTTGGGAAATTGTCAGAAAGAATAATAAGCAAATTATCTTTTCTTTACCAAGACTTTTAAAACTAGAGCATAAAAGATTTTTTTATGAAAATTTTATGGAACTAAAAAAGTTAAATCCTGATGGCTGGAATGTAAGTAATTTATGGTCATTAGAATTATTAAATAAAGAAAAAATGCCAATTTATCTAGATTATACAATGAATATTTATAATAACTATGCTATTAACTTTTTTGAACAATATAATATTAAAGGATTAACCTTGTCGCCGGAATTAAACTTTGCACAAGTTGAAAAAATAGCAAGCTTTTCAAATTTGCCGTTAGAATGTTTAGTGCAAGGAAACTTGGAGTTAATGCTGTCTGAGCATTGTGTTATTGGCAGTCATTTAGGTAATTTAGATAGTGGCAAGTGCACTCAACCATGTTTGAAAAAGCAATATTTTTTATTAGATCGTAAAGAGGCTTTATTTCCTTTGATAACAGATCAATATTGTCGGATGCATGTTTTAAATGGCAAAGAATTGAGTATGTTATCACATGTTGCGCGCTTTAAAGAAAATAATATTGCAAGTCTTAGGATTGAAGCTAAATATGGAGATTTTAATAAAACAACGCAACTTATTAGCTTATATCGAAAATTAATTGATGGTAAAATAGTTGATGAAGCTATAATTAATAAATATGAAGAAGATATAACTAGAGGGCATTATTTTCGAGGAGTGTTATAA
- a CDS encoding cell division protein ZapA: protein MENKVTVEIFGEKYALKGDLKAEKVLKLAAIVDKKMRTVAKGNSNLSPVKVAVLVALNIADEYAKLEADYNELLELLENE from the coding sequence ATGGAAAATAAAGTTACGGTTGAAATATTTGGGGAAAAATATGCTTTAAAAGGTGACTTGAAAGCAGAAAAAGTTTTAAAATTAGCGGCGATAGTTGATAAAAAAATGAGAACTGTAGCAAAAGGTAACTCTAATTTATCACCTGTCAAAGTAGCAGTACTGGTGGCATTAAATATTGCTGATGAATATGCTAAATTAGAAGCTGATTATAATGAATTATTAGAATTATTAGAGAATGAGTAA
- the pcrA gene encoding DNA helicase PcrA has translation MDLLTGLNPAQKEAVEHSEGPILIMAGAGSGKTKVLTCKIAQLLAKGVAPYNILAITFTNKAAAEMRERVDNLIGSLAKEVWLSTFHAFCAKFLRREIEVLECYKRNFTIYDSSDSQTLVKNCLKELNLDEKQYAPNSLLSAISNAKNSLQTPQDFKNNADNFYAEKVAEVYKLYQQKLIVNNSLDFDDLLMVTVQLLQQNPEVLNKYQTRFKYILIDEYQDTNKVQYLLANLLAQKHQNICVVGDADQSIYGWRGADIKNIMDFEKDYPKAKVIKLEQNYRSTKMILAAANAVIENNFARKPKELWTENVIGDKITYYLANDERDEANFIATTILKHKTIFKTPYADIAVLYRTNAQSRVLEEAFMKQGLPYTMVGGLKFYDRKEIKDIFAYLRVIYNPNDNISLLRIINVPKRGIGDTSIGKLVEYANDNNMSLFDVISNPDLVPKLMARVRKPLELLAEFIFTMIALKDNMSVADLIDKVMKESGYIKELETENTTQSETRLENLKELLSLAKDYMKSNDLEDNLENFLSQVALVSDIDNVDLEEDKITMMTMHSAKGLEFPVAFIAGMEEGLFPHSRTLMNESEIEEERRICYVGITRARRKLYLTNAKMRTIYGKTVVYPNSRFLSEIPDHTVERLQARNNNYGFARSYAPSGQANANSPNVNTANLSPLAQKNSQSSAKPDLNINWKVGDKAQHSKWGIGTIISVSGDGEEQELKIAFPNQGIKPLMKKYAPITKV, from the coding sequence ATGGATTTATTAACGGGACTAAATCCGGCTCAAAAAGAGGCGGTTGAACATAGTGAGGGCCCTATTTTAATTATGGCTGGTGCCGGCTCGGGTAAAACAAAGGTATTAACATGTAAGATTGCTCAATTATTAGCCAAAGGTGTTGCCCCATATAATATCTTAGCAATAACGTTTACCAATAAGGCAGCGGCTGAAATGCGTGAGCGTGTAGATAATTTGATTGGCTCATTAGCAAAAGAGGTTTGGTTGAGTACCTTTCATGCGTTTTGTGCGAAATTTTTGCGTCGTGAGATTGAAGTACTAGAATGTTATAAAAGAAATTTTACGATTTATGATAGTAGTGATAGTCAAACGTTGGTGAAAAATTGTTTAAAAGAATTAAATTTAGATGAAAAACAATATGCTCCTAATAGCTTATTAAGTGCTATTTCTAATGCTAAAAATTCCTTGCAAACTCCCCAAGATTTTAAAAATAATGCTGATAATTTTTATGCAGAAAAGGTTGCGGAAGTATATAAGTTATATCAGCAAAAATTAATAGTCAATAATAGTTTGGATTTTGATGATTTATTAATGGTAACGGTACAATTGTTACAACAAAATCCTGAAGTTCTTAATAAATATCAAACTAGATTTAAATACATCTTAATTGATGAGTATCAAGATACTAATAAAGTACAATATCTATTAGCAAATTTATTGGCACAAAAGCATCAAAATATTTGTGTTGTTGGTGATGCAGATCAAAGTATTTACGGTTGGCGTGGTGCTGATATAAAAAATATTATGGATTTTGAAAAGGATTATCCTAAAGCTAAGGTTATAAAGCTAGAACAAAATTATCGTTCGACAAAAATGATTTTAGCCGCTGCTAATGCCGTCATTGAAAATAATTTTGCACGTAAACCAAAAGAGTTATGGACGGAAAATGTTATCGGTGACAAAATAACATATTATCTGGCTAATGATGAACGCGATGAAGCTAATTTTATAGCGACAACAATTTTAAAACATAAAACCATCTTTAAAACTCCGTATGCCGATATTGCGGTTTTATATCGCACTAATGCTCAATCAAGGGTATTGGAAGAAGCTTTTATGAAACAAGGTCTTCCTTATACGATGGTTGGTGGACTAAAATTCTATGATCGCAAAGAGATTAAAGATATTTTTGCATATTTAAGGGTTATTTATAACCCTAATGATAATATTAGTTTATTAAGAATTATCAATGTTCCCAAACGTGGTATTGGTGACACTAGCATTGGTAAGTTAGTTGAATATGCTAATGACAATAACATGAGTTTGTTCGATGTTATTTCTAACCCTGATTTAGTACCAAAGTTGATGGCAAGAGTTCGTAAGCCATTAGAATTGTTGGCAGAATTTATTTTCACAATGATTGCCTTAAAAGATAATATGTCAGTAGCAGACTTAATTGATAAAGTGATGAAGGAATCAGGTTATATTAAAGAATTAGAAACTGAAAATACTACGCAAAGTGAAACTAGACTAGAAAACTTAAAAGAATTGTTGAGTTTAGCTAAAGACTATATGAAAAGTAACGACTTGGAAGATAATTTAGAAAACTTTCTTAGTCAGGTTGCTTTAGTTTCTGATATTGATAATGTAGACTTAGAAGAAGATAAAATTACCATGATGACAATGCATTCGGCTAAAGGGCTAGAATTTCCGGTTGCCTTTATTGCTGGGATGGAAGAAGGATTATTTCCACATTCTAGAACGCTGATGAATGAAAGTGAGATTGAAGAAGAACGTCGCATTTGTTATGTTGGTATTACTAGAGCTAGGCGAAAACTATATTTAACTAATGCCAAAATGAGAACTATTTATGGCAAGACGGTAGTTTATCCTAACTCGCGATTTTTAAGTGAAATCCCGGATCATACTGTTGAAAGACTACAGGCTCGCAATAATAATTATGGCTTTGCTCGTAGTTATGCCCCTAGTGGACAAGCTAATGCAAACTCTCCGAATGTTAATACCGCAAATTTAAGTCCGTTAGCTCAAAAAAATTCGCAAAGCAGTGCTAAGCCAGATCTTAATATAAACTGGAAAGTTGGCGATAAAGCGCAGCACAGTAAGTGGGGAATTGGAACGATAATCAGTGTTAGTGGTGATGGTGAAGAACAAGAATTAAAAATTGCTTTTCCGAACCAAGGAATTAAGCCATTAATGAAGAAGTATGCACCAATAACTAAAGTATAA